A genomic segment from Luteolibacter ambystomatis encodes:
- a CDS encoding MDR family NADPH-dependent oxidoreductase, which produces MKRLAFSRFGPPPEVLELQSLELPTLAEGGVRLKILAAPVNPADLNFIEGTYGIKPELPAVSGIEGCGEVVESRDARFAPGDHAIFLRRSATWASHVQVPGDVLFKVPAGIDPKQAAMLKVNPATAWQLLTGFQRPEPGSWIVQNAANSGVGRCVIRLAESIGVRTMNFVRRPELVEELKELGADHVVVDGEEGLREAKQVMGKPGAALGFNAVGGESALRVMNLLASHAIHITYGAMARRPLTIPNGLLIFKDLRFRGLWITKWIEQASDAEIAEVYGRLAEMTLSGGLVQPVDAVYPLEDYQSALVRANEGGRSGKVLFVP; this is translated from the coding sequence ATGAAGCGTCTCGCCTTCTCCCGTTTCGGACCGCCTCCGGAAGTACTGGAACTCCAGTCGCTGGAACTGCCAACACTGGCGGAAGGCGGGGTGCGGTTGAAGATTCTGGCCGCGCCGGTGAATCCCGCGGACCTGAATTTCATCGAGGGCACCTATGGTATCAAGCCGGAGCTGCCCGCGGTGTCCGGCATCGAGGGCTGCGGGGAAGTGGTGGAGAGCCGTGATGCACGGTTCGCGCCGGGGGACCATGCGATTTTCCTGCGGCGTTCCGCCACCTGGGCCAGCCACGTGCAGGTCCCGGGGGATGTTCTGTTCAAGGTGCCCGCCGGGATCGATCCAAAGCAGGCGGCGATGCTGAAGGTGAATCCGGCCACCGCATGGCAGCTACTCACCGGCTTCCAACGGCCGGAGCCCGGTTCGTGGATCGTCCAGAATGCGGCGAACTCCGGGGTGGGCCGCTGCGTGATCCGGCTGGCGGAGTCCATCGGTGTTCGTACGATGAACTTCGTACGTCGTCCCGAACTGGTGGAGGAACTGAAGGAACTGGGTGCCGATCATGTCGTGGTCGATGGCGAGGAAGGCCTTCGGGAAGCGAAGCAGGTGATGGGGAAACCCGGCGCGGCGCTCGGTTTCAATGCGGTCGGAGGAGAAAGCGCGCTGCGCGTGATGAACCTGTTGGCGTCGCATGCGATCCACATCACCTATGGCGCGATGGCGCGGCGGCCGCTGACGATTCCGAACGGTCTGCTCATTTTCAAGGATCTCCGGTTCCGCGGCCTGTGGATCACCAAGTGGATCGAGCAGGCGTCGGATGCGGAGATCGCGGAGGTGTACGGCCGTCTCGCGGAGATGACGTTGTCCGGTGGGCTCGTCCAGCCGGTGGACGCGGTGTATCCGCTGGAGGACTACCAGTCGGCGCTGGTCCGGGCGAACGAAGGCGGACGCTCGGGCAAAGTACTATTTGTCCCGTAA
- a CDS encoding Glu/Leu/Phe/Val family dehydrogenase, translated as MRQELLQNPVFSMAAAQFDRVADFLNLNDELRERCKWPKRLISVTMPVKLDSGEVKVFFGHRVQHHLTRGPVKGGLRYHPAVDLGEVAALAMWMNWKCALMDLPYGGGKGGITCDPRSMSIGELERLTRRFTMEILPFIGPEIDVMAPDMGTNEQTMAWITDTYSTHAGYLVPSIVTGKPLGLQGSAGRAQATGHGVAFLASSALHKNNLPVEGASAVIQGFGNVGSHTAYTLASYGVKIRGISDVQGAIWHDRGLDVHALREHVAKTGTVVGFANAEPIDPDQLLCQPCDVLAPCALDRVITGDNAGKLQCKILAEGANGPTTPEADAVLDQRGDIHVIPDILCNAGGVTVSYFEWVQNFQHFQWTEREVLSKLETMLQRSFEKVTSFAARQGVSQRVAAQSIAIKTVADAKAQRGMFP; from the coding sequence ATGCGACAGGAGCTGCTTCAGAACCCCGTGTTCTCCATGGCTGCCGCCCAGTTCGACCGGGTGGCGGATTTCCTCAACCTCAATGACGAGCTTCGCGAGCGCTGCAAGTGGCCGAAACGGCTGATCAGCGTGACCATGCCGGTGAAACTCGATTCCGGCGAGGTGAAGGTGTTCTTCGGCCACCGCGTGCAGCACCACCTCACCCGCGGCCCGGTGAAAGGCGGCCTGCGCTACCATCCGGCGGTCGATCTCGGCGAGGTCGCGGCGCTGGCGATGTGGATGAACTGGAAGTGCGCGCTGATGGATTTGCCATACGGTGGTGGCAAGGGCGGCATCACCTGCGATCCGCGCTCGATGAGCATCGGCGAGCTGGAGCGGCTGACGCGTCGGTTCACCATGGAGATCCTGCCATTCATCGGACCCGAGATCGATGTGATGGCGCCGGACATGGGCACCAACGAGCAGACGATGGCGTGGATCACCGACACCTATTCCACGCATGCGGGCTACCTTGTGCCATCCATCGTCACCGGGAAGCCGCTCGGCCTGCAAGGGTCCGCGGGTCGCGCGCAGGCGACCGGTCATGGCGTGGCGTTCCTGGCCTCCAGCGCGCTGCACAAGAACAACCTGCCGGTGGAGGGAGCCAGCGCGGTGATTCAAGGCTTTGGCAACGTGGGCTCGCACACAGCCTACACGCTGGCCAGCTACGGTGTGAAGATCCGCGGCATTTCCGATGTGCAGGGCGCGATCTGGCACGACCGCGGCCTCGATGTCCACGCGTTGCGCGAGCATGTGGCGAAAACCGGCACGGTGGTCGGCTTTGCGAATGCGGAGCCGATCGATCCGGACCAGCTTCTGTGCCAGCCCTGCGACGTTCTTGCGCCTTGTGCGCTCGACCGCGTGATCACCGGCGACAATGCGGGCAAGCTCCAGTGCAAGATCCTCGCCGAAGGCGCGAACGGTCCGACCACTCCGGAAGCGGATGCGGTGCTCGACCAGCGCGGTGACATTCACGTGATCCCGGACATCCTTTGCAATGCCGGCGGTGTGACGGTGTCGTACTTCGAGTGGGTGCAGAACTTCCAGCACTTCCAGTGGACCGAGCGCGAGGTGCTCTCGAAGCTGGAGACGATGCTCCAGCGCTCCTTCGAGAAGGTGACGTCCTTTGCCGCGCGGCAAGGCGTGTCCCAGCGTGTGGCGGCGCAGTCGATCGCGATCAAGACGGTGGCCGATGCCAAGGCGCAGCGCGGGATGTTCCCGTGA
- a CDS encoding glycosyltransferase: protein MERLQTDGKFFRAGEDRVHVRAVTYGPFPGGWPVSFDPDFARIAAAGFNALRLYQMPPPHLLDAALHHGLRVFGGLKWASSMDFFRRPELLATARVDLAGGLRDITGHPALAGVYIGNEVPADLARWMGPAKVRETLEELITLGRSLGPHLLFAYGNYPSTEYLEPENADFTAFNVYLEDEPALRRYLRRLHHIAGDRPVVISEFGLDTRRNGEERQAAMLSAAIRLAREEETAGFTAYAWSDRWWNAGAEVLDWDFGLIRRDGTAKPALAAVTEAFASSPAPPRSVPRISVIVCTRNGRERIGGCLEAIARMTDSDFETIVVDDGSSDGTGNFVHGHFPEMTLLRLPPGGLSAARNAGAATATGTILAFTDDDCEPDREWVSRLRRVFSSGRFAAAGGPNLPPPARSCTEAVVSSAPGAPSHVMLDDEEAEHLPGCNIAVTKEAFDAIGGFDARFHTAGDDVDFCWRMRDAGYHLGFAPGAFVWHWRRPSFRAFLRQQRGYGRAEKLLLEKHPRRFTANGEAIWHGFVYNGGPLRAGSDSIIYHGPMGLAGYQSVVDRMMPLRGIDPRFDSPRARCSLAFLTWLQPRVRAWERKRIWTWRSPWTCKRAPEPGREIELWSEAGKTRDGFLRDLLADGWKPGGPTDDWDVEKNGTRLLLATESGDGPGKRTLVRIWGDFTPDLRL, encoded by the coding sequence ATGGAACGCCTCCAAACCGACGGGAAATTCTTCCGCGCCGGGGAGGATCGTGTCCACGTCCGGGCGGTCACTTATGGACCGTTCCCGGGTGGGTGGCCGGTTTCGTTCGATCCGGATTTCGCCCGCATCGCCGCGGCCGGTTTCAACGCACTGCGGCTCTATCAGATGCCGCCGCCCCACCTGCTGGATGCAGCGCTGCACCACGGCCTGCGGGTCTTCGGCGGTCTCAAATGGGCATCCTCGATGGATTTCTTCCGCCGCCCCGAGCTGCTCGCCACCGCCCGCGTGGATCTGGCCGGAGGCCTGCGGGACATCACCGGCCATCCAGCGCTCGCGGGAGTTTACATCGGCAACGAAGTGCCCGCCGATCTGGCCCGCTGGATGGGCCCGGCCAAGGTCCGCGAGACGCTGGAGGAGCTCATCACGCTGGGCCGTTCGCTGGGGCCCCATCTGCTTTTCGCCTACGGCAACTATCCGAGCACGGAGTATCTGGAGCCGGAGAATGCGGACTTCACCGCCTTCAATGTCTATCTGGAGGACGAGCCCGCGCTGCGCCGCTACCTGCGCCGCCTGCACCACATCGCGGGTGACCGGCCGGTGGTGATTTCCGAATTCGGCCTCGATACCCGCCGCAATGGCGAGGAGCGGCAGGCCGCGATGCTGTCCGCCGCCATCCGGCTCGCCCGCGAGGAGGAAACCGCAGGCTTCACCGCCTATGCCTGGAGCGACCGCTGGTGGAACGCCGGCGCGGAGGTGCTCGACTGGGACTTCGGCCTGATCCGGCGTGACGGCACCGCAAAACCGGCGCTGGCCGCAGTGACCGAAGCCTTCGCCAGCTCCCCTGCCCCGCCCCGCAGCGTGCCACGCATCTCGGTGATCGTTTGCACCCGCAATGGTCGGGAGCGCATCGGTGGCTGTCTGGAAGCCATCGCGCGCATGACGGATTCCGATTTCGAAACCATCGTGGTCGATGATGGCTCGTCCGATGGTACGGGAAACTTCGTACATGGCCACTTTCCGGAAATGACGTTGCTGCGCCTGCCACCCGGCGGTCTGAGCGCCGCACGCAATGCGGGTGCCGCCACCGCTACCGGCACGATCCTCGCCTTCACCGATGACGACTGCGAGCCGGACCGCGAATGGGTCTCGCGCCTGCGCCGGGTCTTCTCCTCCGGGCGGTTCGCCGCCGCCGGTGGACCAAACCTGCCGCCTCCAGCGCGCTCCTGCACCGAGGCCGTGGTTTCCTCCGCTCCCGGCGCACCCAGTCACGTGATGCTGGATGACGAGGAGGCGGAACACCTGCCCGGCTGCAATATCGCGGTGACGAAGGAAGCCTTCGATGCGATCGGCGGTTTCGATGCACGCTTCCATACCGCCGGAGACGATGTCGATTTCTGCTGGCGGATGCGGGATGCGGGCTACCATCTCGGGTTCGCTCCGGGGGCGTTCGTCTGGCATTGGCGGCGGCCGTCATTCCGCGCCTTCCTCCGCCAGCAACGCGGCTACGGTCGCGCGGAAAAGCTGCTGCTGGAGAAACACCCGCGCCGCTTCACCGCAAATGGCGAGGCGATCTGGCACGGCTTCGTTTACAATGGTGGTCCATTGCGCGCTGGCAGCGACTCGATCATCTACCACGGACCGATGGGTCTCGCGGGCTACCAGTCGGTGGTGGACCGCATGATGCCTCTGCGCGGGATCGATCCCCGGTTCGACTCACCCCGGGCGCGCTGCTCCCTCGCCTTCCTCACCTGGCTGCAGCCGCGCGTGCGTGCGTGGGAACGGAAGCGGATCTGGACCTGGCGTTCGCCATGGACGTGTAAACGCGCTCCGGAACCCGGCCGGGAAATCGAGCTGTGGTCCGAAGCGGGCAAGACCCGCGACGGCTTCCTCCGCGATCTGCTCGCCGATGGCTGGAAACCCGGCGGCCCGACCGACGATTGGGACGTGGAGAAAAACGGCACCCGCCTGCTGCTCGCCACGGAATCCGGCGACGGCCCCGGCAAGCGCACGCTCGTCCGCATCTGGGGCGATTTTACTCCCGATCTCCGCCTCTGA
- a CDS encoding pyridoxal phosphate-dependent decarboxylase family protein encodes MSSSVLATAVSVSPVFRQQLEEVRARYFSRNPDLWPVFRDPAMARIIDVRKSHTPPAERLGIYPDGPALLGQLRAEDHVPDESLAPGALHERLVFAAALSKAWEDPCSVENVVTMPCDPAIHGAMIGALANPNLVYREYSEMAEELERTVVRQIANLVGYDPEEATGIFTQGGTFCNLYGYLFGIRKTMPESLHLGLEYGQDYRMINSQGGHYSNTTNLSLLGVNLAKKTIRIQVTDDHDIDLEDLESQLTACFRLGCVVPTIMLTMGTTDTFGVDRVKPVHDLSQRLCKRFGVTTPPHIHVDAAVGWPLIFFLDYDFDANPLEIDGLTLEGLRANVDRFRELRYADSFTVDFQKWGYVPYTSSLVMVKHRDSMKALEHDPENFSYFEKDIQGQTHLQSTIECSRGAAGLFGAYSAMQYLGKRGYRIMIANGLQNANYLRQRLSETKGACVIAPKNHGPSVAFRLYDPARVKDPVAELARDKELSADPAWRRRIQQHNAYHREVFLRRGKRGLYTNWVQFATHTNYDETDKWEPIPGEKAVFFNPLTDPCHIDAFLARLHG; translated from the coding sequence ATGAGTTCCAGCGTTCTCGCCACCGCCGTGTCCGTGTCTCCCGTGTTCCGCCAGCAGTTGGAGGAAGTCCGGGCGCGCTATTTCTCCCGCAATCCGGACCTGTGGCCGGTGTTCCGCGATCCGGCGATGGCCCGCATCATCGACGTCCGCAAGAGCCACACCCCGCCCGCGGAACGTCTCGGCATCTACCCGGATGGCCCGGCGCTGCTCGGCCAACTCCGCGCCGAAGATCACGTGCCGGACGAAAGCCTCGCTCCCGGAGCGCTGCACGAGCGTCTCGTCTTCGCCGCCGCGCTTTCCAAAGCCTGGGAGGATCCATGCAGTGTCGAGAACGTGGTGACCATGCCCTGCGATCCCGCGATCCACGGCGCGATGATCGGCGCGCTCGCGAACCCGAACCTGGTCTACCGCGAATACAGCGAGATGGCCGAGGAGCTGGAGCGCACCGTGGTCCGCCAGATCGCCAATCTCGTTGGTTACGATCCGGAGGAAGCCACCGGCATCTTCACCCAGGGCGGTACCTTCTGCAATCTCTACGGCTACCTCTTCGGCATCCGCAAGACCATGCCGGAGTCACTGCACCTCGGCCTCGAGTACGGGCAGGACTACCGCATGATCAATTCGCAGGGCGGCCACTATTCGAACACGACCAACCTGTCGCTGCTCGGGGTGAACCTCGCGAAGAAAACCATCCGCATCCAGGTCACCGACGATCACGACATCGATCTGGAGGACCTTGAAAGCCAGCTCACCGCCTGCTTCCGGCTCGGCTGCGTGGTGCCGACCATCATGCTGACGATGGGCACCACCGATACCTTCGGCGTGGACCGCGTGAAGCCGGTTCACGATCTGTCGCAGCGCCTGTGCAAGCGCTTCGGCGTCACCACCCCACCGCACATCCATGTGGATGCGGCGGTCGGCTGGCCGCTCATCTTCTTCCTCGACTACGATTTCGACGCGAACCCGCTGGAGATCGACGGTCTCACGCTCGAAGGGCTGCGCGCGAACGTGGACCGCTTCCGTGAGCTGCGTTACGCGGACTCCTTCACCGTGGATTTCCAGAAGTGGGGCTACGTCCCCTATACCTCCAGCCTCGTGATGGTGAAGCACCGCGACTCGATGAAGGCACTCGAGCACGATCCGGAAAACTTCTCCTACTTCGAAAAAGACATCCAGGGCCAGACTCACCTCCAGAGCACGATCGAATGCTCGCGCGGTGCCGCCGGTCTCTTCGGCGCGTATTCGGCGATGCAGTATCTCGGCAAACGCGGCTACCGCATCATGATCGCGAACGGCCTGCAGAATGCGAACTACCTGCGCCAGCGTCTCAGCGAAACCAAGGGCGCCTGTGTCATCGCACCGAAAAACCACGGTCCGTCCGTCGCCTTCCGCCTTTACGATCCTGCACGGGTGAAGGACCCGGTGGCGGAGCTCGCACGCGACAAGGAACTCTCCGCCGATCCGGCATGGCGCCGCCGCATCCAGCAGCACAACGCCTACCACCGCGAGGTCTTCCTGCGCCGTGGCAAGCGCGGACTCTACACCAACTGGGTCCAGTTCGCCACGCACACCAACTACGACGAGACCGACAAGTGGGAACCCATCCCGGGCGAGAAAGCGGTGTTCTTCAACCCGCTCACCGACCCCTGCCACATTGACGCCTTCCTGGCGCGCCTCCACGGGTGA
- the queA gene encoding tRNA preQ1(34) S-adenosylmethionine ribosyltransferase-isomerase QueA has product MRTSDFHYDLPPELIASRPLERRADSRMMVIDRATGAITHRMFRDFESHLRPDDLVMLNNTRVIPARVFSDDGSIELLCLDRLSPIEWRCLVRPGKKMKVGRIVEVGGTTGTVVEVFANGDRLIRWSEPVDLDAHGHLALPHYMNRDDEVADRERYQTVFAKEEGAIAAPTAGLHFTPELLARVPHDFLTLHVGVGTFRPVQVDRPEDHEMHSERYAISGATAEKINAAGRVLAVGTTVTRVLEHLGRSAPADKRLIPSDQSGETDIFIYPPYDFRVIGALLTNFHLPESTLIMLVSAFAGRELVLEAYRKAVEERYRFYSYGDCMLLV; this is encoded by the coding sequence CTGCGCACGTCCGACTTCCACTACGATCTTCCGCCGGAGCTGATCGCCTCCCGGCCGCTGGAGCGTCGCGCCGATTCCCGGATGATGGTGATCGACCGCGCGACGGGTGCCATCACGCATCGGATGTTCCGGGATTTCGAATCGCACCTGCGCCCGGACGATCTGGTGATGCTGAACAACACCCGCGTCATCCCCGCCCGTGTGTTTTCGGACGACGGCAGCATCGAGTTGCTGTGTCTCGACCGCCTCTCGCCCATCGAATGGCGTTGCCTCGTCCGTCCTGGGAAGAAAATGAAGGTCGGCCGCATCGTCGAGGTCGGCGGAACTACTGGAACTGTCGTAGAAGTATTCGCGAACGGCGACCGCCTGATCCGCTGGTCGGAGCCGGTGGACCTGGATGCCCACGGCCACCTCGCGCTGCCGCACTACATGAACCGCGACGACGAGGTCGCGGACCGCGAGCGCTACCAAACCGTCTTCGCCAAGGAAGAAGGCGCGATCGCCGCCCCCACCGCCGGGCTACATTTCACGCCGGAGTTGCTGGCCCGCGTGCCTCACGATTTCCTGACGCTGCATGTCGGCGTCGGCACTTTCCGTCCCGTGCAGGTGGACCGCCCGGAGGACCATGAAATGCATTCCGAGCGCTACGCCATCAGCGGAGCCACTGCGGAAAAGATCAACGCCGCGGGCCGCGTGCTCGCCGTCGGCACCACCGTCACGCGGGTACTGGAACACCTCGGCCGCAGCGCACCGGCTGACAAGCGCCTCATCCCTTCCGATCAGAGCGGAGAAACGGACATCTTCATCTACCCGCCGTATGACTTCCGCGTGATCGGCGCGCTGCTGACAAACTTCCACCTCCCGGAAAGCACGCTCATCATGCTGGTGAGCGCCTTCGCCGGGCGCGAGCTGGTACTGGAGGCCTACCGCAAGGCGGTGGAGGAGAGATACCGCTTCTACAGCTACGGCGACTGCATGCTGCTGGTCTGA
- a CDS encoding OmpA family protein, protein MAESRSKLPYIFLSITLVLSGIVAVILAMRHRHEETPREMIAPKVPAVDLKPKVPVPTLNERQPGGDPATKPGDLGLGPIAADPAALVARIGKALEAGDLDTAAKLIGKEALDERTAERLKALVGTSGFKLRQPPVREVGELERNELIRWALELDGADLGRDRIYLDLRRKDGKWLVEKLALPPGKEEAVPKAVLVDSLGIADAFLQAALHQNFQLAKEFVDSSTVSDAKIAGLCILFEEGNYKLRAEKPLRALMNKPGAAGYLANVETADGSQAAQFSLMLGQSTPTASWRVGEVNLDQLLDDYAKRFAGGDVYYTPLVKNPQGGDTLVLYFEFDQDQLGERTRRQLEIVAQILRTDPGKKLTISGHTDALGSKGYNNVLSEKRADVVRDFLATKGVSRQQIVTVAKGMTQPRRPNFTESGEDNPDGRRANRRTEIYLDF, encoded by the coding sequence ATGGCCGAGTCCCGCTCCAAGCTTCCCTACATCTTCCTTTCGATCACCCTGGTCCTTTCCGGCATCGTGGCGGTGATCCTCGCCATGCGCCACCGCCATGAGGAGACGCCGCGCGAAATGATCGCGCCGAAAGTGCCTGCCGTGGACCTCAAGCCGAAGGTACCGGTGCCCACGCTCAACGAGCGCCAACCTGGCGGTGATCCGGCGACCAAGCCGGGTGATCTCGGCCTCGGACCCATCGCAGCGGATCCGGCGGCCCTGGTGGCGCGGATCGGCAAGGCGCTGGAGGCCGGTGACCTCGATACCGCTGCCAAGCTCATCGGCAAGGAGGCTCTGGACGAGCGAACCGCCGAGCGCCTGAAGGCCTTGGTGGGAACTTCCGGCTTCAAGCTGCGCCAACCGCCGGTGCGTGAGGTGGGCGAGCTGGAGCGCAATGAACTCATCCGTTGGGCGTTGGAACTCGATGGCGCGGATCTCGGGCGCGACCGCATCTATCTCGATCTCCGTCGCAAGGATGGCAAGTGGCTGGTGGAGAAGCTCGCCTTGCCGCCGGGCAAGGAGGAAGCCGTGCCGAAGGCCGTGCTGGTCGACTCCCTTGGCATTGCGGACGCCTTCCTGCAGGCCGCGCTGCATCAGAACTTCCAGCTTGCGAAGGAATTCGTCGATTCCTCCACCGTCTCCGATGCGAAAATCGCCGGGCTTTGCATCCTCTTTGAAGAGGGCAACTACAAGCTGCGTGCGGAGAAGCCGCTGCGCGCGCTGATGAACAAGCCCGGTGCCGCCGGATACCTCGCCAATGTCGAAACCGCGGATGGCTCGCAGGCCGCTCAGTTCTCACTCATGCTCGGCCAGTCCACGCCGACGGCAAGCTGGCGTGTCGGCGAGGTGAACCTGGACCAACTCCTTGATGACTACGCGAAGCGCTTCGCGGGCGGAGATGTCTATTACACGCCGCTGGTGAAGAACCCGCAGGGCGGGGACACGCTGGTGCTCTATTTCGAATTCGACCAGGACCAGCTCGGCGAGCGCACGCGCCGCCAGTTGGAGATCGTCGCGCAGATCCTCCGCACCGACCCCGGGAAAAAGCTCACCATCAGCGGCCACACGGATGCCCTCGGCAGCAAGGGATACAACAACGTGCTCTCGGAAAAGCGTGCCGATGTCGTCCGTGATTTCCTCGCCACCAAAGGCGTGTCGAGGCAGCAGATTGTCACTGTCGCGAAGGGAATGACGCAGCCGCGCCGCCCGAACTTCACTGAATCCGGAGAAGATAATCCGGATGGCCGCCGCGCGAACCGCCGCACGGAGATTTACCTCGACTTCTGA
- a CDS encoding trypsin-like peptidase domain-containing protein, translated as MNAGFRRLLALIVVFAAAFVAVSALRHWRAGGSWKDFLGGKPAGEFRPEKFTLAEKAPLETDDVELLSRLNGEYARLTKAVTPSVVSIGTAGVRTEKLLDNFGRARIRQYPTQGQGSGVIVSHEGHVVTNHHVIAGQQQIQITLHDGKTYPATLIGEDALLDIAVLKLEGAGEVQPLKFGDSAQVEVGQLVFAVGNPFGLGETVTQGIISAKERSISDNQRDLFQTDAAINPGNSGGPLVNLRGEIIGINAAIFSSDRTNPGFQGVGFSIPSNDVKDAISQILERGRPVRGFLGVQMADLDARIRSLLEYSGKDGAVVGAVTPGSPAEAAGLQPKDVIQSYNGESIHSMDQLFTLVQRSRANQEVPMAVWRAGQTLTLKAVIVESGSGTTAPAQTPPPVAQGRVRDSEEVLQALGIQVRDLSVPERMRGFRGVVVTELVPNALATDRLKAGDLVVAVNHARIGSANEFYMNLAASAAVQATAVVVFREGKQLRVDLPALPRDDSPGTSNPSGH; from the coding sequence ATGAATGCCGGATTCCGTAGGTTGCTTGCCCTGATCGTGGTGTTTGCCGCGGCGTTCGTCGCCGTGTCCGCCCTCCGCCATTGGCGTGCCGGGGGCTCATGGAAGGATTTTCTGGGTGGCAAGCCCGCAGGGGAGTTCCGCCCGGAAAAATTCACCCTCGCGGAAAAGGCTCCGCTGGAGACGGACGATGTCGAGCTGTTGTCCCGCCTCAATGGCGAATACGCCCGGTTGACCAAGGCGGTGACACCTTCCGTCGTGAGCATCGGTACGGCGGGCGTCCGGACGGAGAAGCTGTTGGATAACTTCGGCCGCGCCCGGATCCGCCAGTATCCAACCCAGGGTCAAGGCTCCGGGGTGATTGTCAGCCATGAGGGTCACGTGGTGACGAACCATCACGTCATCGCCGGCCAGCAGCAGATCCAGATCACGCTGCATGATGGCAAGACCTATCCGGCCACGCTGATCGGTGAGGATGCGTTGCTCGACATTGCCGTATTGAAGCTGGAGGGGGCGGGGGAAGTGCAGCCGCTCAAGTTCGGAGATTCGGCGCAGGTGGAGGTCGGGCAGCTCGTCTTCGCCGTGGGGAATCCCTTTGGTCTCGGCGAGACCGTGACCCAGGGCATCATTTCCGCAAAGGAGCGCTCGATCTCCGATAACCAGCGGGATCTCTTCCAAACCGATGCCGCCATCAATCCGGGCAACTCCGGCGGCCCGCTGGTGAATCTCCGCGGTGAGATCATCGGGATCAACGCCGCCATCTTTTCCTCGGACCGCACCAATCCCGGTTTCCAGGGAGTGGGCTTCTCGATTCCTTCCAATGACGTGAAGGATGCCATTTCCCAGATCCTTGAGCGGGGGCGGCCGGTGCGCGGGTTCCTCGGCGTGCAGATGGCCGATCTGGACGCCCGCATCCGTTCCCTCCTGGAATATTCCGGCAAGGACGGAGCGGTGGTGGGAGCGGTCACGCCCGGATCGCCGGCCGAAGCCGCGGGGTTGCAACCGAAGGATGTCATCCAGTCTTACAATGGCGAATCGATCCATTCCATGGATCAGCTGTTCACCCTGGTGCAGCGCAGCCGGGCCAACCAGGAGGTACCCATGGCGGTGTGGCGCGCGGGTCAGACCCTCACGCTCAAGGCGGTGATCGTGGAAAGCGGAAGCGGCACCACCGCGCCGGCTCAAACACCGCCGCCGGTGGCACAGGGCCGTGTCCGGGATTCGGAAGAGGTGCTCCAGGCGCTCGGCATCCAAGTGCGGGATCTCAGTGTGCCGGAGCGGATGCGGGGCTTCCGCGGGGTGGTGGTGACGGAGTTGGTGCCAAACGCGCTGGCGACGGACCGGTTGAAAGCCGGGGATCTGGTTGTGGCTGTGAACCATGCCCGCATCGGCAGCGCGAACGAATTCTACATGAATCTCGCGGCGTCCGCAGCCGTGCAAGCGACCGCAGTGGTGGTCTTTCGCGAGGGCAAACAATTGCGTGTCGATCTGCCCGCGCTGCCGCGTGACGATTCGCCAGGCACTTCCAATCCCTCCGGGCACTGA
- a CDS encoding acyl-CoA thioesterase yields MSERPTIETREEVMFFDTDCGGVVHNLAYLRMIETCRTRLAALMGMDLRGMASTHLFPVLTRTEVDYKRPAKLGDWIVIRGRLAELSRARFICEFEMIRESDGTLLVTARQGLALVQMPEGRPARLPAEWLEQWG; encoded by the coding sequence ATGTCCGAGCGCCCGACGATCGAAACCCGTGAGGAAGTGATGTTCTTCGACACCGACTGCGGCGGCGTGGTCCACAATCTCGCCTACCTCCGCATGATCGAGACCTGCCGCACCCGGCTCGCGGCGCTGATGGGCATGGACCTGCGCGGGATGGCTTCCACCCACCTCTTCCCCGTGCTCACCCGTACCGAGGTGGACTACAAGCGTCCGGCGAAGCTCGGCGACTGGATCGTGATCCGCGGCCGCCTGGCGGAACTCAGCCGCGCGCGCTTCATCTGCGAATTCGAAATGATCCGGGAAAGCGACGGTACCCTCCTCGTCACCGCCCGCCAGGGCCTCGCCCTGGTCCAGATGCCCGAGGGCAGGCCCGCGCGGCTGCCGGCGGAGTGGTTGGAACAGTGGGGGTGA